The following proteins come from a genomic window of Dreissena polymorpha isolate Duluth1 chromosome 1, UMN_Dpol_1.0, whole genome shotgun sequence:
- the LOC127864532 gene encoding dual specificity protein kinase shkD-like — MVNHKNIIYERFTTTPVKHVDPTADVSQYIGPDRMSAPELPPINPTRKNALINEYRRSHTFNYVKSTTETRDKRHSIYSDSALQGLAGNSKSRTSSSSSYSTRNRVLSAGAYRQKLTTDLPKDFLSGFPAKIENSTMRSKAIPEATPRVASTPRKTSVKEMITSQRKIHPSTSDAALPSRVGSTNGYVSTMPRNSSDKSLSDKRNSKNVPNNNNNNISSVHNNHKTGRRSQMNTTINGLRKYSSTLGLDTKADKRSEEETADDEELLDSDSDTEKSQRVIQWIIGVNREAEPPEEPLIDHVDEPPQRDTAIRIVYDGDS, encoded by the exons ATGGTTAAtcacaaaaacattatttatgaaCGATTTACGACAACTCCGGTAAAGCATGTCGACCCCACGGCGGACGTTTCACAATACATTGGCCCCGACAGAATGAGCGCGCCGGAACTTCCGCCAATCAACCCGACTAGAAAAAACGCTCTGATCAACGAATACCGGAGAAGTCACACGTTCAATTACGTCAAATCCACCACCGAAACGCGTGACAAGCGTCATAGCATCTACAGCGATTCAGCGCTTCAGGGTTTGGCCGGAAACAGCAAGAGTCGtacgtcgtcgtcctcgtcgtacAGCACGAGGAACCGCGTCCTGTCGGCAGGCGCTTACCGTCAGAAACTGACGACTGATTTACCAAAAGATTTTTTGTCAG GGTTCCCCGCAAAGATTGAGAACTCCACAATGAGAAGCAAAGCAATCCCAGAGGCTACACCCCGTGTTGCCTCCACCCCGCGAAAAACAAGCGTGAAGGAAATGATTACGTCACAGCGTAAAATCCACCCGAGCACCAGTGACGCGGCGCTGCCGTCGCGCGTCGGGTCTACGAACGGCTACGTGTCAACTATGCCTCGGAACAGCTCGGACAAAAGCTTGTCTGATAAGCGCAATTCGAAAAACGtgccaaacaacaacaacaacaacatcagctcAGTGCATAACAATCATAAAACCGGTCGCCGCAGTCAAATGAACACTACTATAAACGGTCTCCGGAAATACTCGTCGACGCTCGGCCTCGACACGAAGGCGGACAAGCGGTCGGAAGAGGAGACCGCCGACGACGAAGAGCTGTTAGACTCGGACAGTGACACGGAGAAAAGTCAGCGAGTTATTCAGTGGATCATCGGCGTGAACCGGGAGGCCGAGCCGCCGGAAGAGCCGCTCATCGATCACGTGGATGAGCCACCGCAGCGGGACACGGCAATACGTATAGTGTACGACGGGGACTCGTGA